GACGGATATGTGGTCTTCCTTGTGGTCCCTGACGAGATGGTCGATTCGGCCGAGGACTGTCTCCGTGTTTGGAAGATATCTGACAAGGTCTTCCTTCAAAGTGTAATGAAGAGAAAGGAGGACTGAGCACGCCTAAATGGATGATCGTAGACCTTCACTCATCATCCAGGGACGGTACATCACTCCATTTTCATATTGGCCAAAGCCTTGATCGTGAGTGGGAACAAGTGTATCTTATTATCGGCAGCATCCGCCATCATCCTCTGGATGTCGTGATCGTATTCTTCTCGGCACATCCGTATTATCTGCTTTGCCTCGATCATCCCGAAGCGAAGGACTACCTTTGCCACAGCCCTACCGACAGGATTCCTCATGCTCCTCCCGCCCCATTGGTCGATCAGCGCGCCCGCCCATTTCAGGTTGTGCTCCCAACAATCTAGGAACAGCTCGGTGTGCGCCTTGGTCATATCATTTGGACCAAATGACCTCTCACCATTCACAAATTCGGCCGTGGCAACAAAGAACAGCGGGACGATCAAGGAACGATGTTCTTTCAACTTGTGAACAAGCTCTATAGTTGCACGTACATCCTTCTCACTCTCTCCAGGTAATCCCATGATCAATGTGCCGCAAGGGACCCAGTGGTTCTTCCTGCAGACATCAAATCCTTCCACCACGATATCCTGCCACCTCTCAGGTGAGAACGGCCTACATTTTCCATTCATGTGGGCCCTCATGATGTCTGCAGACCCAGACTCGATCCCGGTCTGGCCTCCCAACCAGTTCTCTTCTGAAAGTTCCATTATGTCAGAGATCTCACCGACGGCCTCTGGGGCAGACGCGGCGCTCGCCAAGGCAAAATGACTGATCGAGATCCTTTTAACACCTTCAATATCCTTTACCGATCTGAACAAAGAGACCAGCTTCTCCTGGTTGACCGCTACTCCCTTGGCCCCATACCTGAGGACATCCTCTGAATGCAACAAAGGCTGTCTTCCGAATCTAATGGTCGTTCTAACATCCTCTAGAATGTCCTCTAAAGTCCTACACCTGTACCTTGCCATCGTCGGAATGCAGAATTCACATCCCCTCCCGCACCCCCTGGCGATCTCTATGATGCCATCTATTGCCGGTTCCTTGATCTTTTGAATACGTTCGATGGGCGTGACCTCTCCCATCACCATCCCAGGAACCTTTTGGCCTGCCAGTATCCTTTTGAAGAGATCTGCGACGACCAGTTCCGCTTCCCCGACGAACACGGTATCTATGCCAAGCTCCCTCCTTATGCTCTCCTGTGTGAGCTGCCAGGCGCCCGGTCCCCCGACGACGATGTGCGGTCTATATCTCTTCACCGCCGGGTCATTTAAAAGCTCTCGGAACTTGATCTTCATGTAGGCCTCTCCCCCAAAGATGCCTGTGAAGGTCGATGTGGCCGGCCCTATCCCCAAAGGGTCGTTCTCAGTTATCCCAAGTATCTTTGTTCTAGGACCTATCACCTTGTCCAGTTGCTCGGGATGGGCAACTATGACGTCCTCATTGCTAAACCCAGATTCCAACAAGGTCGCCTGAATCTTTCTGGTCCCGCAGGGTGAGACCGGAAGGGAACCATCAGGTCTCGCACGGACCGGAGGGCAGAAGATGCTGAAGTACAAAGGCGCTGGGAATACCGATTCTGGCACTACAGAGCTGAAACCGAGGAAAATGCTTCCCCCATACTCGCTAACCAGGGTCCTGTCTGCTGTGAGCACGATCGGATAACCTTCTGTCCTCTGAAGTATGTTCATCCCCCACATAAGATATTGATCAGATCAGGGTCGCTCTAAGATTTTCATCTAAATATTAAGATATTTATTCTACCAACATTCTATATAGCGGTCCTCGGACTCTTACCGACAAATACCATTACTTTCTGCCTAAAGCCGTTGTAAAAAAGGGAATGGTGGGCCCAAAGAGATTTGGACTCTTGACCTCCCGGTTATCAGCCGGGCGCTCCAACCAGGCTAAGCTATGGGCCCTGTGGGTTCTCCGAATGACGCAATCCTTTTTAAGACTTGCCGTCTCCTCATGTTCCTGATCCCGTGACCTGGAAGCTGGGAAGTCTAACATAAGATCTATGCTCTTGTGATCGCTTCCATTACTCGGCTGAATATTTCTTTTCCCCGGGGCGTCACATGATATAACCTGGATTTGCTATCCATCTCAATATATCCTGCGGCGACCAAAGACCTGATGTGGAATTGAAGATGCCCCTTCTTTTTTCCCATCCTCCTTGCCAGATCTGTGAGCCCCCCCTCTTCCTTTAATAAAGTTGACATAATATTCACCCTCAAAGCATTCGCCAAAGGGGCCAAGGCCTTTTCGACCTCTTCAGGCCTTTTACAAGAAATGTTATCTGATGCCTGCCATACCCTTTCCGGTCCAGGGATGTAATGGGAAAAGGCCCTTGAGATATGATAGTAGGAGCGCATCTGGTCGAACACACTCCTTGAAAAGATCAAATCACTTGAGCTGGCACCTAGGCGCAGCAAGAACCCCCCCTCAAGCTCCTCCAATTGTTCCAACGCCTTCTCTGGTCCTTCTTTCTCGAAGATACTTATGTTTTCGTCGATGAGATCATCAAGCATTTTTCCGAACGGAGCTGAGCGCCTGGTCCCTTCTCTGGGGCTGAGACCCTCAAGATATTTTTCCACCTTTTCATGCAATATCGAGCGTATCTGCTCTCCCATGACCTCCCAAAGATCTTCCTGCTTTATCACGAACGACGGTCTTTTGAGTTCCCTGATCTCCCTTCTCAACGACTCGAGCTGAGCTCTTATCTCCTCGTTACTGACCATGGTAATGTAATAGAAAATTATGTCATAGAAATACATTAATATTACGCTCATCTTTGGATGTTATTAACAAAATTGCGAGGATATGATGACCAGGATCGCCATCGTTGCCTGTGAGACCTTCAAAAAGGCCCTTGAGATATTGACAGAAGGGGATCGCGACTTTGTCCATAAAGAATATCTGGAGTTTGGGCTTCATGAATGGCCAGAAGACCTGAAGCGCACCGTGATCGAGAAGGTGAATTCTCTCGAGGGAAAGGTGGATGCTGTATTGCTAGGTTATGGAACATGCAACTCTCTCAGGGACATCACCTCAAAATTGAAGGTCCCGACCTTGACCTTCGAGGCTGATGATTGCATCGGCGTCCTTCTTACCCCAGCTGAATACGATAAAGAGAGGAAAAAATGTGCCGGGACGATGTACCACACACCTTATTTCGCAGAGATGGGCGTAGAGTGGTTTGAGAAAAGAATGAAAAAAGAGATGCCCAACTATGAGGAGCTTGGGATCACTACCAAGTGGTTCTTGGACCAGATCTTTGCTGGATATTCAAGGGTGTTGTACATCGACGACGGGCTTGGGGACAGGCCAAGATGCGAAAAGCTCTCCAAAGATTTCGCAAGAGAGATGAACCTTCGTTTTGAGTCCCGATGTGGGACATTGGAGCTTTTAGAGGCCGCAATAGCCCGCGTCAAAGAGATGGCTTCGAAGACCAAAAAGAATGAGCAGGTATTCGGATAATCGACTTGAAAATGAATATGGTGGGCCCAAAGAGATTTGGACTCTTGACCTCCCGGTTATCAGCCGGGCGCTCCAACCAGGCTAAGCTATGGGCCCCGATGGTCTGACCGAATGGCTATTTCCCTTTTAAGCCTTCCGAATGCTCATATGTCGCCAGCATTCATGTGATTTCATTACCGAAGTATTATTCCATATCCGAGAGATGTTATCTTTTACTGTGTTATTTTCAAGTAACTTCTATCAGTATTCTTTGGACATCCCGATGCGATCAAGCATGACCGCGGCTCCCCCGAAAACACCTCATTATGATTAAAGAGGCATCACGCGTCGATA
This genomic window from Methanomassiliicoccales archaeon contains:
- a CDS encoding B12-binding domain-containing radical SAM protein — its product is MNILQRTEGYPIVLTADRTLVSEYGGSIFLGFSSVVPESVFPAPLYFSIFCPPVRARPDGSLPVSPCGTRKIQATLLESGFSNEDVIVAHPEQLDKVIGPRTKILGITENDPLGIGPATSTFTGIFGGEAYMKIKFRELLNDPAVKRYRPHIVVGGPGAWQLTQESIRRELGIDTVFVGEAELVVADLFKRILAGQKVPGMVMGEVTPIERIQKIKEPAIDGIIEIARGCGRGCEFCIPTMARYRCRTLEDILEDVRTTIRFGRQPLLHSEDVLRYGAKGVAVNQEKLVSLFRSVKDIEGVKRISISHFALASAASAPEAVGEISDIMELSEENWLGGQTGIESGSADIMRAHMNGKCRPFSPERWQDIVVEGFDVCRKNHWVPCGTLIMGLPGESEKDVRATIELVHKLKEHRSLIVPLFFVATAEFVNGERSFGPNDMTKAHTELFLDCWEHNLKWAGALIDQWGGRSMRNPVGRAVAKVVLRFGMIEAKQIIRMCREEYDHDIQRMMADAADNKIHLFPLTIKALANMKME
- a CDS encoding winged helix-turn-helix transcriptional regulator; the protein is MSVILMYFYDIIFYYITMVSNEEIRAQLESLRREIRELKRPSFVIKQEDLWEVMGEQIRSILHEKVEKYLEGLSPREGTRRSAPFGKMLDDLIDENISIFEKEGPEKALEQLEELEGGFLLRLGASSSDLIFSRSVFDQMRSYYHISRAFSHYIPGPERVWQASDNISCKRPEEVEKALAPLANALRVNIMSTLLKEEGGLTDLARRMGKKKGHLQFHIRSLVAAGYIEMDSKSRLYHVTPRGKEIFSRVMEAITRA
- a CDS encoding DUF1638 domain-containing protein, which gives rise to MTRIAIVACETFKKALEILTEGDRDFVHKEYLEFGLHEWPEDLKRTVIEKVNSLEGKVDAVLLGYGTCNSLRDITSKLKVPTLTFEADDCIGVLLTPAEYDKERKKCAGTMYHTPYFAEMGVEWFEKRMKKEMPNYEELGITTKWFLDQIFAGYSRVLYIDDGLGDRPRCEKLSKDFAREMNLRFESRCGTLELLEAAIARVKEMASKTKKNEQVFG